One part of the Mycolicibacterium aromaticivorans JS19b1 = JCM 16368 genome encodes these proteins:
- the clpB gene encoding ATP-dependent chaperone ClpB produces MDSFNPTTKTQAALTAALQAASAAGNPEIRPAHLLLALLTQTDGIASPLLEAVGVDPATIRAEAQRLVDRLPSSSGATSQPQLSRESLAAITTAQQLATEMDDEYVSTEHLMVGLATGDSDTAKLLTGHGASPEALRDAFVKVRGSARVTSADPEASYQALEKYSTDLTARAREGKLDPVIGRDTEIRRVIQVLSRRTKNNPVLIGEPGVGKTAIVEGLAQRVVAGDVPESLRDKTVISLDLGSMVAGAKYRGEFEERLKAVLDDIKNSAGQIITFIDELHTIVGAGATGEGAMDAGNMIKPMLARGELRLVGATTLDEYRKYIEKDAALERRFQQVLVGEPSVDDTVGILRGLKDRYEVHHGVRITDSALVAAATLSDRYITSRFLPDKAIDLVDEAASRLRMEIDSRPVEIDEVERIVRRLEIEEMALAKESDDASKERLDKLRAELADKKEQLAELTTRWQNEKNAIDIVRDFTEQLDKLRGEADRAERDGDLAKAAELRYGRIPEIEKKLDAALPVAEARENVMLKEEVGPDDIADVVSAWTGIPAGRMLEGETAKLLRMESELGKRVVGQVKAVQAVSDAVRRTRAGVADPNRPTGSFMFLGPTGVGKTELAKALAEFLFDDERAMIRIDMSEYGEKHSVARLVGAPPGYIGYDQGGQLTEAVRRRPYSVVLFDEVEKAHPDVFDVLLAVLDEGRLTDGQGRTVDFRNTILVLTSNLGAGGTEEQVMAAVRSAFKPEFINRLDDVIVFDALQPDELVSIVDIQLAQLQKRLAQRRLTLEVSLPAKQWLAERGFDPLYGARPLRRLIQQAIGDQLAKLLLAGEVHDGDVVPVNVSPDGESLILG; encoded by the coding sequence GTGGATTCTTTCAACCCGACAACCAAGACTCAGGCGGCGCTGACCGCCGCGTTGCAGGCTGCCTCGGCCGCCGGCAACCCGGAGATCAGGCCGGCCCATCTGCTGTTGGCGCTGCTCACGCAGACCGATGGCATCGCTTCGCCGTTGCTCGAGGCTGTCGGTGTCGATCCAGCCACCATCCGCGCCGAAGCACAGCGACTCGTCGACCGGCTGCCATCAAGCAGCGGTGCGACCTCGCAACCTCAGCTCTCGCGTGAGTCACTTGCGGCGATCACCACCGCCCAGCAACTCGCAACAGAGATGGACGACGAATACGTCTCGACCGAGCACCTGATGGTCGGGCTCGCCACCGGCGACTCCGATACAGCCAAGCTGCTCACCGGTCACGGTGCCTCCCCCGAGGCGCTGCGCGATGCGTTCGTGAAGGTTCGCGGCAGCGCCCGTGTGACCAGCGCGGACCCCGAGGCGAGCTATCAGGCGCTGGAGAAGTACTCGACCGATCTGACTGCACGCGCCCGGGAAGGCAAGCTCGACCCGGTCATCGGCCGGGACACCGAGATTCGCCGCGTCATCCAGGTGCTGAGCCGGCGCACCAAGAACAATCCTGTGCTGATCGGTGAGCCGGGCGTCGGTAAGACCGCGATCGTCGAGGGCCTGGCCCAGCGAGTCGTGGCCGGCGACGTGCCGGAGAGCCTGCGCGACAAGACCGTTATCTCGCTGGACCTGGGATCGATGGTGGCCGGCGCCAAGTACCGCGGTGAATTCGAGGAGCGGCTCAAGGCGGTGCTCGACGACATCAAGAACTCGGCCGGGCAGATCATCACGTTCATCGACGAGCTGCACACCATCGTCGGTGCCGGTGCGACCGGAGAAGGCGCGATGGACGCCGGCAACATGATCAAGCCGATGCTGGCCCGTGGCGAGCTGCGGTTGGTCGGTGCGACGACCCTCGACGAGTACCGCAAGTACATCGAGAAGGACGCCGCCCTGGAACGCCGCTTCCAGCAGGTGCTGGTCGGCGAACCGTCGGTCGACGACACCGTCGGCATCCTGCGCGGGCTCAAGGACCGCTACGAGGTTCACCACGGCGTGCGTATCACCGACTCGGCGCTGGTGGCTGCGGCCACGCTGTCCGACCGCTACATCACGTCACGGTTCCTGCCCGACAAAGCCATCGACCTGGTCGATGAGGCCGCGTCACGGTTGCGCATGGAGATCGACTCGCGACCCGTCGAGATCGACGAGGTCGAGCGGATTGTCCGCCGCCTCGAGATCGAGGAGATGGCCCTGGCGAAGGAGTCTGACGATGCGTCCAAAGAACGGTTGGACAAGCTGCGCGCCGAATTGGCCGACAAGAAGGAGCAATTGGCCGAGCTGACCACGCGGTGGCAGAACGAGAAGAACGCGATCGACATCGTGCGCGACTTCACCGAGCAGCTCGACAAGCTGCGCGGTGAGGCCGACCGGGCCGAGCGTGACGGCGATCTGGCCAAGGCTGCCGAGCTCCGGTACGGCCGCATCCCCGAGATCGAGAAGAAGCTCGACGCGGCGTTGCCGGTGGCCGAAGCACGCGAGAACGTGATGCTCAAGGAGGAGGTCGGACCCGACGACATCGCCGACGTCGTGTCGGCGTGGACCGGTATCCCGGCAGGCCGGATGCTCGAGGGCGAGACCGCCAAACTGCTGCGGATGGAGTCCGAGCTGGGCAAGCGTGTCGTCGGACAGGTCAAGGCCGTGCAGGCCGTCTCGGATGCGGTGCGCCGCACCAGGGCCGGAGTGGCCGACCCGAACCGCCCGACAGGCTCGTTCATGTTCCTCGGGCCGACCGGTGTCGGTAAGACCGAACTCGCAAAAGCGTTGGCGGAGTTCCTCTTCGACGATGAGCGGGCCATGATCCGCATCGACATGAGCGAGTACGGCGAGAAGCACTCCGTCGCGCGACTCGTCGGTGCGCCTCCCGGGTACATCGGCTACGACCAGGGCGGTCAGTTGACCGAAGCGGTGCGGAGGCGGCCGTACTCGGTGGTGCTGTTCGACGAGGTCGAGAAGGCGCATCCGGATGTGTTCGACGTCCTGCTCGCCGTGCTCGACGAGGGCCGGCTGACCGATGGTCAGGGCCGCACGGTCGACTTCCGCAACACCATCCTGGTGTTGACCAGCAACCTCGGCGCCGGCGGCACCGAGGAGCAGGTGATGGCGGCGGTGCGCTCGGCCTTTAAGCCCGAGTTCATCAATCGACTCGACGACGTCATCGTCTTCGACGCACTGCAGCCCGACGAGTTGGTGTCGATCGTCGACATCCAGTTGGCTCAGCTGCAGAAGAGGTTGGCGCAGCGGCGTCTCACCCTCGAGGTGTCGTTGCCCGCCAAGCAGTGGCTTGCCGAGCGCGGATTCGACCCGCTCTACGGTGCCCGGCCGCTGCGCCGGCTGATCCAGCAGGCGATCGGTGACCAGCTCGCCAAGCTGCTGCTGGCCGGTGAGGTGCATGACGGCGATGTCGTGCCGGTAAACGTCAGCCCGGATGGCGAATCGCTGATCCTCGGCTGA
- a CDS encoding alpha/beta hydrolase domain-containing protein — protein MVPTTDPVITAVSGQPNLLLGAYDLATLGYRADEFFVSGTAASYAPPDSADYVTRVVVLRPVDDAAWNGTAIVEWLNVSGGIDAPAVWFMAHREIARSGYAYVVVSAQRVGIEGGLSLVGDASLKTLDPQRYSDLSHPGDAYAYDIFTQVGRAVRAGRVDGLAPAVVLAAGESQSATFLTTYVNEVDPAAAVFDGFLIHSRFGSAAPLDGTSLLDEAGSFHSVAVPFRADLRVPVLAVITETDLLDARLLGYRHARVPDAEHLRVWEIPGSAHADNYTIRVGFIDNGAVPLEQLVVAYAPTNELMGQQLPHFINFAPQHHYVLQAAVAQLHDWVRTGRPAPSAPRIDLTDTDPAEIVLDAHGVATGGVRTPWVDVPTARTSGAGSDDNVLLAIFGSGEPFDAATLAELYPGGGADYLERFTAALDAAIAAGVLLAADRAEILELAEATGP, from the coding sequence ATGGTGCCGACCACTGATCCCGTCATCACGGCGGTTTCCGGGCAGCCGAATCTGCTGCTCGGCGCCTACGACCTGGCGACGCTGGGATATCGCGCCGACGAGTTCTTCGTCTCGGGTACGGCGGCCTCCTACGCGCCGCCGGATTCAGCGGACTACGTCACGCGCGTCGTGGTGCTGCGACCGGTCGACGACGCCGCCTGGAACGGGACCGCCATCGTCGAATGGCTCAACGTCAGCGGCGGAATCGATGCTCCCGCCGTCTGGTTCATGGCGCACCGGGAGATCGCCCGCAGCGGCTACGCCTACGTCGTGGTCTCCGCGCAACGGGTCGGGATCGAAGGCGGCCTCAGCCTGGTGGGCGATGCGTCTCTGAAAACACTGGATCCGCAACGCTATTCAGACCTCAGTCATCCTGGTGATGCGTATGCCTACGACATCTTCACCCAGGTCGGCCGGGCCGTGCGTGCCGGCAGGGTCGACGGCCTGGCCCCGGCCGTCGTGCTCGCGGCCGGAGAATCGCAGTCGGCCACCTTCCTGACCACCTACGTCAACGAGGTCGATCCGGCCGCGGCGGTGTTCGACGGCTTCCTGATCCACTCCCGGTTCGGCTCGGCGGCACCGCTGGACGGCACTTCGCTGCTCGACGAAGCCGGGTCGTTCCACTCCGTAGCGGTGCCGTTCCGCGCGGACCTGCGTGTGCCCGTGCTGGCCGTGATCACCGAGACCGATCTGCTCGACGCCCGGCTGCTGGGCTACCGGCACGCCCGCGTACCGGACGCCGAGCACCTTCGGGTCTGGGAGATCCCCGGCTCGGCGCACGCCGACAACTACACGATCCGGGTCGGCTTCATCGACAACGGCGCCGTCCCGCTCGAGCAGCTCGTGGTGGCGTACGCGCCCACCAACGAGCTGATGGGCCAACAGCTGCCGCACTTCATCAACTTCGCCCCGCAACACCACTACGTGCTGCAGGCCGCGGTCGCGCAATTGCACGACTGGGTGCGCACGGGAAGGCCGGCGCCGAGCGCGCCCCGGATCGACCTGACCGACACTGACCCCGCTGAAATCGTCCTCGATGCGCACGGTGTGGCCACCGGCGGCGTGCGAACGCCCTGGGTCGACGTCCCCACGGCTCGGACATCGGGGGCCGGCTCCGACGACAACGTGCTGCTCGCAATCTTCGGCTCGGGAGAGCCGTTCGACGCCGCGACGCTGGCCGAGTTGTATCCGGGCGGCGGCGCCGATTACCTGGAGCGGTTCACCGCCGCGCTGGACGCCGCCATCGCGGCCGGAGTCCTGCTGGCGGCCGACCGCGCGGAAATCCTGGAACTCGCCGAGGCGACCGGGCCGTAA